Below is a genomic region from Pseudomonas extremaustralis.
GAGTTCGCTGTCATTGGCAGAACGGTGGCGAGCAAAGCGATGCGCCTTGAGAATCGCAATGACTGACTGGTTGATCAGGCTGCGGCCATAGATCGAGCTCACCACATTGTTATTGCGGTACAGCTGACCGATAAGCGGGATCATCGCTTCAGCGAGTGCTTCACGGTCGATCCATTCACCAAGACACTGGTCGGGCTTCTGAGTCACGGGAACCTTCCACATGTAGGGGCTGAAAAAAGGGGCTACATTATGCCGCCCGGCCGCCTCCGGAGCAATGCGCGTCCCACAACAAAAAGCGCTCACCCAAAAAAGCCACCCCGCTACAGCCCAGCAAATACGCGGGCTTCAGAAGGCCATCAGTGGAACGAGCCAAGGGACTTATCCGTAACCCTCCGAAAACCATATGCCTTTTGGCACTACATATTGAGTCAAACCACGCCATTGTTTGTCTTAGCCACCACATTTCTCACAAACCGTAATAGGCTCAGTCAGCAACTGACAGGCGGCACCTGGGGCCGTTACAATTACCGACTTTGTCGCAACGCTTGGAGCTCAACCTTCCGTGCCCGTTCTGCGTCTACCGCAACTCCCTGCCGCGGCAGGTAAACAGCACTGGGGCAATTTGCCCGGTGCCGCCCTGAGCCTGGCCATCGCCGAGGCTGCCAGCGCAGCCAAGCGCTTTACCCTGCTGCTCACCGCCGACAGCCAAAGCGCCGAACGGCTGGAGCAGGAGCTGAGCTTCTTCGCCCCCGATTTGCCGGTGCTGCACTTTCCCGACTGGGAAACCCTGCCCTACGACCTGTTTTCGCCGCACCAGGACATCATCTCCCAGCGCATCGCCAGCCTTTACCGCCTGCCGGAACTGGCCCATGGCGTGCTGGTGGTGCCGATCACCACGGCGCTGCACCGCCTGGCGCCGACCAAGTTCCTGCTGGGCAGCAGCCTGGTGCTGGATATCGGCCAGAAGCTCGACGTGGAGCAGATGCGCACGCGACTGGAGGCCAGTGGCTACCGCTGCGTCGACACGGTCTATGAACACGGCGAATTCGCGGTGCGCGGCGCGCTGATCGACCTGTTCCCGATGGGCAGCAAGTTGCCATACCGCATCGACCTGTTCGATGACGAAATCGAGACCCTGCGCACCTTCGATCCGGAAAACCAGCGTTCCATCGACAAAGTAGAGTCGATCAAGCTGCTGCCGGCGCGGGAATTCCCCTTGCAGAAAGACGCGGTGACGCGCTTCAAGGCGCGCTTTCGCGAGCGCTTCGACGTCGACTTCCGCCGCTGCCCGATCTTTCAGGACCTGAGCAGCGGGATTACCCCGGCCGGTATCGAGTACTACCTGCCGCTGTTCTTCGACGAAACCTCCACCCTCTTCGACTATCTGCCCCAGGACACCCAGGTGTTCTCGCTGCCGGGTATCGAACAGGCGGCGGAAAACTTCTGGAACGATGTACGCAACCGCTACGAAGAGCGCCGCGTCGATCCATCCCGTCCTTTATTGCCGCCCGCCGAATTGTTCCTGCCGGTCGAAGACTGCTTCGCCCGCCTGAAAAACTGGCCGCGCGTGGTCGCCAGCCAAGAGGACGTGGACGCCGGCAGCGGCCGCACGCGCTTCCCCGCGCAAACCCTGCCGAACCTGGCGATTGAAGCCAAGGCCAGCCAGCCGCTCGAAGCGCTGTCCAACTTCTTGGGTGACTTCCCTGGCCGCGTGCTGTTCACCGCCGAATCGGCCGGGCGCCGCGAAGTGCTGCTGGAACTGCTGGAACGCCTGAAGCTGCGCCCGAAAACCGTCGACAGCTGGCCGGACTTTGTCGCGAGCAAGGATCGCCTGGCAATCACCATCGCGCCGCTGGACGAAGGCCTGCTGCTGGACGACCCGGCCCTGGCCCTGATCGCCGAAAGCCCGCTGTTCGGCCAGCGCGTGATGCAGCGTCGCCGCCGCGAAAAACGCGCCGACGCCAACAACGACGCGGTGATCAAAAACCTCACCGAACTGCGCGAAGGCGCGCCGGTGGTGCACATCGACCACGGTGTCGGCCGCTACCTGGGCCTGCAGACCCTGGAAATCGACAACCAGGCCGCCGAATTCCTCACCATGGAATACGCCGAAGGCGCCAAGCTGTATGTGCCGGTGGCCAACCTGCACCTGATCGCCCGCTACACCGGCAGCGACGACGCCCTCGCGCCGTTGCACCGCCTGGGCTCAGAGACCTGGCAGAAAGCCAAGCGCAAGGCCGCCGAACAGGTGCGCGACGTCGCCGCCGAGTTGCTCGACATCTATGCCCGCCGCGCCGCGCGCGAAGGTTATGCGTTCGCCGACCCGAAGGCCGACTACGCCACCTTCAGCGCCGGTTTCGCCTTCGAAGAAACCCCGGACCAGCAAACCACCATCGAAGCGGTGCGCGCCGACATGCTCGCACCCAAGCCGATGGACCGCCTGGTCTGCGGCGACGTGGGCTTCGGCAAGACTGAAGTCGCGATGCGCGCCGCCTTCATCGCGGTGCATGGCGGCAAGCAAGTGGCGATCCTGGTGCCGACCACCCTGCTCGCCCAGCAGCACTACAACAGTTTCCGCGACCGTTTTGCCGACTGGCCCGTCACCGTCGAAGTCATGAGCCGCTTCAAGTCCGCCAAGGAAGTGAATGCCGCCGTCGCCGATTTGGCGGAAGGCAAGATCGACATCGTGATCGGGACGCACAAGCTGCTGTCGGACGATGTGAAGATCAAGAACCTGGGCCTGGTGATCATCGACGAAGAACACCGCTTCGGCGTGCGCCAGAAAGAACAGCTCAAGGCCCTGCGCAGTGAAGTCGACATCCTGACCCTCACCGCAACGCCGATTCCGCGCACGCTGAACATGGCGGTGTCGGGCATGCGTGACCTGTCGATCATCGCCACCCCACCGGCGCGACGCCTGTCGGTGCGCACCTTCGTGATGGAACAGAACAACAGCACCGTCAAGGAAGCGCTGCTGCGTGAATTGCTGCGCGGCGGGCAGGTGTACTACCTGCACAACGACGTAAAAACCATCGAGAAATGCGCCGCCGACCTCGCCGAACTGGTGCCGGAAGCCCGCATCGCCATCGGCCACGGGCAGATGCGCGAGCGCGACCTCGAACAGGTGATGAGCGACTTCTACCACAAGCGCTTCAACGTGCTGATCGCCTCGACCATCATCGAGACCGGCATCGACGTACCGAGCGCCAACACCATCATCATCGAGCGCGCCGACAAGTTCGGCCTGGCACAACTGCACCAGTTGCGCGGCCGCGTCGGACGCAGTCACCACCAGGCCTACGCCTACCTGTTGACGCCACCGCGCCAGCAAATCACCGGCGACGCGGAAAAACGCTTGGAAGCCATCGCCAACACCCAGGACCTGGGCGCCGGCTTCGTGTTGGCCACCAACGACCTGGAAATCCGTGGCGCCGGCGAACTGCTGGGCGACGGCCAGAGCGGGCAGATCCAAGCCGTGGGTTTCACCCTGTATATGGAGATGCTCGAACGTGCGGTGAAAGCCATCCGCAAAGGCGAGCAACCGAACCTGGATCAACCCCTGGGCGGCGGTCCGGAGATCAACCTGCGCTTGCCGGCATTGATTCCCGAAGACTACCTGCCGGATGTGCACGCGCGGCTGATCCTGTACAAGCGCATTGCCTCGGCCACCGACGAAGAAGGCCTCAAGGACCTGCAGGTCGAGATGATCGACCGCTTCGGCCTGCTGCCCGAACCGACCAAGAACCTGGTGCGCCTGACCCTGCTCAAATTGCAGGCCGAGCAACTGGGGATCAAGAAGGTCGACGCCGGGCCGCAGGGTGGGCGCATTGAGTTCGAAGCGCAGACGCCGGTGGACCCATTGGTGCTGATCAAGCTGATCCAAGGCCAGCCCAACCGCTACAAGTTCGAAGGGGCTACGCTGTTCAAGTTCATGGTGCCGATGGAACGTGCAGAAGAACGCTTCAATACCCTGGAGGCGCTGTTCGAGCGCCTCATCCCGAAATCTGTTTGAAGGACGCCCCAATGCGCGTGTTCCGCATTCTGAGCCTGATGTTGGTGGTACTCGCACCCTCGGCCTACGCCGACAGCCCGTACCAAGTGGAAATGATCCTGGTGCGCCAGAACGCGGAACCGGAGCTAAGCAGCCGCGCCGCGCCGGAGGACTGGGACGCCGGGGCCGTGCACCTGGGCGATAAAATGAGCCCGCCGCGCCTGAGTACGATCGTCGACAAACTGCGTGCAGATACCAACTACACCGTGCTCGCCCACAAGGCCTGGGAGCAGAATCTCGGTGAACAGCCGGTAAAAATCGCGATCACCGAGGGCCCGGAACAGTTCGGTCAGTTTCCCATTGAGGGCGTGCTGAGCCTGCAACTGGGTCGTTTCACCGATATCGATGCGGACTTCTGGATCAACCGCTTCGACAGCAACGGCAGCGTGATCGCCAGCGAGCACATGGCCCAAAAGGACGTGCGCACCAAAAACAACCAGCTCAACTATCTGGACGGCGGCCACCTGGCGCTGCTGATCAAGATCACTTCGCTGACCGCCAAACCACCCAGCGCACCACCGCCCGACATTCAGGACTGATCCCGCGCCATGTCCCTGACGTCGTCGCTGACCAAACCCCTGGCCCCCTCGTGGGCCAATCGCTTCAAAGAGCAAAGCCTGGAGCGTGGGCGGCGTTATGCGCTGGAGAACCGCGTGCGCATCGTCGAGTGCGGCGACAGCACCATCGTCGCCAGTTGCGAGGGGTCGGGCAGCAACGTCTACCGGCAGACCATTACCCTGCGCGAATCAGCCAAGGGCACCTTGATCCTGGTGGACAGTCGCTGTACGTGCCCAGTGCACACCAACTGCAAACATATTGCCGCCGTGCTGCTCAAGGTTCAGGAAACCCTGGCCTACCCGGCCGCTGCCCAGGACGCTGAACTGCTGGAAAAACTCCAGGCCGTGCTGGACAACCGTGTGGCGCTGCCACAGGTGGTGATGGAGGATGTACTGCCCGTTCCGCGCTTGTGGCTGGCCAGCGCCGAATTCAGTGCGTTCGAGCCGCGCAACGGCAAGATGCAACGTTACATCCAGCACCGCGCAGCGTTGTCGTTCAACTATCTGGGCAACTATGTCAGCGGGCAAAAGAACGCTGACATCATCGTGCGCCAGGAAACCCAGAGCCTGCGCATCAAGCGCCATCCCGAGCTGGAGCAACCGTATCGCGAGCAACTGCGCCTGCTTGGCTTCAAGATCGCCACACGCCAGAGCAAGGCCTTGCCGGAAAGCGCCGGCGAGCTGTTCGAGATGGTCAATGACAGCGCGTGGCTGAACTTCACCCTCAACGCATCGCCGACACTGCGGGCCGAAGGCTGGGAAATGCAGATCGACGACGACTTCGGTTTCGACCTGAGCCCGGTGGAGGACTGGTATGCCACCGTCGACGAAGGGCCGGAGCGTGACTGGTTCGACCTGGAGCTGGGGATCATCGTCAACGGCGAACGCCTGAGCCTGCTGCCAATCCTGCTCAACCTGATGCGCTCCCACACCGAAATCCTCTTCCCGGAAAAAATCGCCCGGCGGCGTGATGATGAGCTGATCCTGGTGAATATCCCCGCCCTACCCAATGGCGGCCATGGCCCGCTGCAAGTGGCGTTGCCCTATGGCCGACTGAAACCGGTACTGGCAACCCTCGGTGAGTTTTACCTGCAGGAACCCGGCGCCACCACGCTGCGCCTGGCAAAAGCCGATGCGATCCGCCTGAACCCGCTGGAAGACCTGCCCTTGCAATGGGAGGGTGGCGAAAAGATTCGCAACTTTGCCCAGCGCCTGCGGGACATCAAGAACTTCAC
It encodes:
- the mfd gene encoding transcription-repair coupling factor, giving the protein MPVLRLPQLPAAAGKQHWGNLPGAALSLAIAEAASAAKRFTLLLTADSQSAERLEQELSFFAPDLPVLHFPDWETLPYDLFSPHQDIISQRIASLYRLPELAHGVLVVPITTALHRLAPTKFLLGSSLVLDIGQKLDVEQMRTRLEASGYRCVDTVYEHGEFAVRGALIDLFPMGSKLPYRIDLFDDEIETLRTFDPENQRSIDKVESIKLLPAREFPLQKDAVTRFKARFRERFDVDFRRCPIFQDLSSGITPAGIEYYLPLFFDETSTLFDYLPQDTQVFSLPGIEQAAENFWNDVRNRYEERRVDPSRPLLPPAELFLPVEDCFARLKNWPRVVASQEDVDAGSGRTRFPAQTLPNLAIEAKASQPLEALSNFLGDFPGRVLFTAESAGRREVLLELLERLKLRPKTVDSWPDFVASKDRLAITIAPLDEGLLLDDPALALIAESPLFGQRVMQRRRREKRADANNDAVIKNLTELREGAPVVHIDHGVGRYLGLQTLEIDNQAAEFLTMEYAEGAKLYVPVANLHLIARYTGSDDALAPLHRLGSETWQKAKRKAAEQVRDVAAELLDIYARRAAREGYAFADPKADYATFSAGFAFEETPDQQTTIEAVRADMLAPKPMDRLVCGDVGFGKTEVAMRAAFIAVHGGKQVAILVPTTLLAQQHYNSFRDRFADWPVTVEVMSRFKSAKEVNAAVADLAEGKIDIVIGTHKLLSDDVKIKNLGLVIIDEEHRFGVRQKEQLKALRSEVDILTLTATPIPRTLNMAVSGMRDLSIIATPPARRLSVRTFVMEQNNSTVKEALLRELLRGGQVYYLHNDVKTIEKCAADLAELVPEARIAIGHGQMRERDLEQVMSDFYHKRFNVLIASTIIETGIDVPSANTIIIERADKFGLAQLHQLRGRVGRSHHQAYAYLLTPPRQQITGDAEKRLEAIANTQDLGAGFVLATNDLEIRGAGELLGDGQSGQIQAVGFTLYMEMLERAVKAIRKGEQPNLDQPLGGGPEINLRLPALIPEDYLPDVHARLILYKRIASATDEEGLKDLQVEMIDRFGLLPEPTKNLVRLTLLKLQAEQLGIKKVDAGPQGGRIEFEAQTPVDPLVLIKLIQGQPNRYKFEGATLFKFMVPMERAEERFNTLEALFERLIPKSV
- a CDS encoding CsiV family protein, which codes for MRVFRILSLMLVVLAPSAYADSPYQVEMILVRQNAEPELSSRAAPEDWDAGAVHLGDKMSPPRLSTIVDKLRADTNYTVLAHKAWEQNLGEQPVKIAITEGPEQFGQFPIEGVLSLQLGRFTDIDADFWINRFDSNGSVIASEHMAQKDVRTKNNQLNYLDGGHLALLIKITSLTAKPPSAPPPDIQD